Proteins found in one Luteimonas chenhongjianii genomic segment:
- a CDS encoding MBL fold metallo-hydrolase encodes MRACIRRGSKQIGGSCVELEYEGKRLLLDLGLPLDAPDNIAGLIPDGLALDASDPSLLGILISHPHLDHYGLLSHVAPSIPIGLGPAARRILAAAAPFMPRMWPVPSPGWTYESGKQFTVGPFTVTPYLVDHSAFDAYALLIEAGGDRLFYSGDFRGHGRKAALFERLIRSPPANIDALLVEGSSLTRLPLDATFPTEAEIEGLLADALETTEGLAMVHTSAQNIDRIVSIFRASRRHGRRVVIDLYTAAILEATGNLNLPQSDWSDVALYVPEAQRRHIKRTKLFDLLARHSRNRIYADTLAQNPAGFTLLFRPLHQRDLEQVRCLAGAGYIYSQWEGYWDGGSYATVEAFLERHRIPKVSVHTSGHASPIDLKRFVSSLNPSKVVPIHSFRPDRYSELFDRVEPQPDGQWWPVGARTSSPVFGESS; translated from the coding sequence ATGAGAGCCTGCATCCGTCGTGGAAGCAAGCAAATCGGTGGTAGCTGTGTGGAGTTGGAGTACGAAGGGAAACGTCTGCTTCTGGATCTCGGACTACCCTTGGATGCGCCAGATAACATCGCAGGATTGATTCCAGATGGCCTCGCTCTCGACGCGTCTGACCCGAGCCTCCTCGGTATCCTGATTTCGCACCCGCACCTGGACCACTACGGCCTTCTGTCGCATGTAGCACCGTCGATCCCGATCGGGCTCGGCCCCGCCGCCCGTCGGATCTTGGCCGCTGCAGCACCGTTCATGCCAAGGATGTGGCCGGTTCCCTCACCCGGCTGGACTTATGAATCTGGCAAACAGTTCACCGTTGGTCCATTCACTGTCACGCCATATCTTGTCGACCATTCGGCTTTCGATGCGTACGCGCTGCTGATCGAGGCGGGCGGCGACCGGCTTTTCTATAGTGGCGACTTTCGCGGGCACGGCCGGAAAGCCGCACTGTTTGAGCGGCTGATCAGATCGCCACCCGCGAACATTGATGCGTTGCTCGTCGAGGGTAGTTCCCTGACGCGCCTCCCTCTGGATGCAACGTTTCCGACCGAAGCCGAGATTGAGGGTCTGCTTGCAGATGCTCTGGAGACGACTGAAGGCCTGGCGATGGTGCACACCTCTGCGCAGAACATCGACCGCATAGTGTCGATCTTCCGAGCATCTCGTCGCCACGGTCGTCGTGTCGTCATTGACCTGTACACGGCCGCGATCCTGGAGGCGACAGGCAATCTCAACCTGCCGCAGTCGGATTGGAGTGACGTCGCGCTCTACGTCCCGGAGGCCCAGCGCAGGCACATCAAGAGGACGAAGCTGTTCGATCTGCTCGCGCGTCATTCGCGCAACCGAATATACGCCGACACGCTGGCCCAGAACCCGGCGGGCTTTACCTTGCTGTTCCGTCCTCTGCACCAGCGCGATCTCGAGCAGGTCCGGTGTCTGGCGGGCGCTGGCTATATCTACTCGCAGTGGGAAGGCTACTGGGATGGCGGCAGCTATGCCACTGTCGAAGCCTTTCTTGAGCGGCATCGAATACCGAAGGTGTCCGTCCATACGTCCGGCCATGCCAGTCCGATCGACCTCAAACGATTCGTGAGCAGCCTCAATCCCAGCAAGGTGGTGCCGATCCATAGCTTCCGCCCCGATCGGTATTCGGAGCTATTCGATCGCGTCGAGCCTCAACCTGATGGTCAGTGGTGGCCCGTCGGCGCGCGCACCAGTTCTCCCGTGTTCGGGGAGAGTTCCTGA
- a CDS encoding IS3 family transposase (programmed frameshift), whose amino-acid sequence MESNPQREGDWTKKRFSEEQIIGFLREAEAGLPVKELCRRHGFSEASYYLWRSKFGGMNVSEAKRLKELEIENARLKKLLAEQVLENEVIKDVLRKKLVSAPARREQVRYMAGKGLSERRALRVVGMSASALRYTPRPDRNVELREQIQASAHRHKRYGVGMIYLKLRQGGHAVNYKRVERLYQQAKLQVRRRKRKKVPVGERQPLIRPVAANEVWSMDFIFDRTADGRVIKCLVIVDDASHEAVAIDVERAISGHGVSRVLDRLALSRGLPKVIRTDNGKEFCGKAMLSLAHERGVALRLIQPGKPNQNAYVESLNGRLRDECLNEHWFPTLLHARTEIERWRREYNEDRPKKSIGGLTPAAYAKQLAAKPLR is encoded by the exons TTGGAGTCCAATCCCCAACGAGAAGGAGATTGGACGAAGAAGCGTTTCAGCGAAGAACAGATCATCGGCTTCCTGCGTGAGGCCGAGGCCGGCTTGCCGGTCAAGGAGCTGTGCCGCCGGCATGGCTTCAGCGAGGCGTCGTACTACCTGTGGCGCAGCAAGTTCGGCGGGATGAATGTCTCCGAGGCCAAGCGACTCAAGGAACTCGAGATCGAGAACGCGCGTCTGAAGAAGCTGCTGGCCGAGCAAGTCCTCGAGAATGAAGTGATCAAGGACGTGCTGCGAAAAAAAT TGGTGAGCGCACCGGCCCGTCGCGAGCAGGTGCGCTACATGGCAGGTAAAGGCCTCAGCGAGCGGCGCGCTTTGCGCGTGGTGGGCATGAGCGCCAGCGCACTGCGCTATACACCTCGTCCGGATCGCAATGTCGAACTGCGAGAGCAGATCCAGGCATCGGCGCATCGGCACAAGCGCTACGGCGTGGGCATGATCTATCTCAAGCTGCGGCAAGGCGGCCATGCCGTGAATTACAAACGCGTGGAGCGGCTGTATCAGCAGGCGAAGCTGCAGGTGCGGCGACGCAAGCGCAAGAAGGTGCCGGTGGGCGAGCGGCAACCGCTGATCCGTCCGGTTGCGGCCAATGAAGTGTGGTCGATGGACTTCATCTTCGATCGTACGGCCGATGGTCGCGTCATCAAGTGCCTGGTGATCGTGGACGATGCGAGCCACGAGGCCGTGGCTATCGATGTCGAGCGTGCGATCTCGGGCCATGGCGTCAGTCGTGTGTTGGATCGTCTGGCGCTCAGCCGAGGCCTGCCAAAGGTGATTCGGACCGACAACGGGAAGGAATTTTGCGGCAAGGCGATGTTGAGCTTGGCACACGAACGTGGTGTCGCGTTACGCCTGATCCAACCAGGAAAACCGAATCAGAACGCTTACGTCGAGTCCCTCAACGGACGCCTGCGTGATGAGTGCCTCAACGAGCACTGGTTTCCGACATTGCTGCACGCCCGCACCGAGATCGAGCGCTGGCGCAGGGAGTACAACGAGGACAGACCCAAAAAAAGCATCGGCGGGCTGACGCCCGCCGCCTACGCAAAACAGCTGGCGGCGAAGCCGCTACGATGA
- a CDS encoding type I restriction-modification system subunit M N-terminal domain-containing protein, whose amino-acid sequence MLRDQGIGYGDYVEQITFLLFLKMDEERTELLGEPSAIPAKWRWAKVPITVALPGRHTAV is encoded by the coding sequence GTGCTGCGCGACCAAGGCATCGGTTACGGCGACTACGTAGAGCAGATCACCTTTCTGCTGTTCCTGAAGATGGACGAGGAGCGCACCGAGCTGCTCGGCGAGCCGTCGGCCATTCCCGCCAAATGGCGTTGGGCCAAGGTGCCGATAACAGTCGCATTGCCGGGCAGACACACTGCGGTCTAA
- a CDS encoding helix-turn-helix domain-containing protein has translation MPIIGAELGTKLLPDLATGVTRLHGQLPRAQNRPPEAGATGIHRATLSKIANQPGANIGTDIIDKLCKYFGCQPGDLLTYVEGSTGSV, from the coding sequence ATGCCTATCATCGGAGCCGAACTGGGAACTAAGCTTCTCCCGGATTTGGCGACAGGTGTGACGCGACTCCATGGACAACTACCGAGAGCACAGAACCGCCCTCCAGAAGCTGGTGCCACAGGCATCCATCGGGCCACGCTTTCGAAGATCGCCAACCAACCTGGTGCAAACATCGGGACGGACATCATCGACAAGCTATGCAAGTACTTCGGGTGCCAGCCAGGCGACTTGCTGACGTACGTAGAAGGAAGCACTGGATCGGTTTGA
- a CDS encoding type I restriction-modification system subunit M N-terminal domain-containing protein, whose translation MGAADKLRGSVAAATYKYPALGLVFLKYVSDMFDAQAKRIRKRLAGSAGRALHRERGQPRRAGRAVRRRQDLLRRPRCANSSPLLASGGRE comes from the coding sequence TTGGGAGCGGCCGACAAGCTGCGCGGCTCTGTCGCGGCGGCTACCTACAAGTACCCAGCTCTGGGCCTGGTGTTTTTGAAGTACGTGTCGGACATGTTCGATGCCCAAGCCAAGCGCATCCGAAAGCGCTTGGCGGGATCCGCAGGCCGAGCACTACATCGAGAACGAGGACAGCCGCGACGCGCTGGCCGCGCAGTTCGCCGCCGACAAGACCTTTTAAGAAGACCGCGCTGCGCCAACTCGTCGCCACTGCTTGCTAGTGGAGGGCGTGAATGA
- a CDS encoding type I restriction enzyme endonuclease domain-containing protein translates to MNDIYSTLGLDKPHISLLDEDFLAQIRGMPTQNLAAELLERLLADQIRQRGQKSALQGKEFAERLEEAVNRYRNRRLTTVEVIEELIRLAKELNEARPPDGITGRSSSIPGAGGERICRTRARPPNAGGAGPRADQQAA, encoded by the coding sequence GTGAATGACATCTACAGCACGCTTGGCCTGGACAAGCCGCACATCAGCCTGCTGGACGAGGACTTCCTGGCCCAGATCCGCGGGATGCCGACGCAGAACTTGGCGGCCGAGCTGCTGGAACGCCTGCTCGCCGACCAGATCCGCCAGCGCGGGCAGAAGAGCGCACTGCAGGGCAAGGAGTTCGCCGAGCGCTTGGAAGAAGCGGTAAACCGCTACCGAAACCGTCGCTTGACCACGGTTGAGGTCATCGAGGAGCTAATCCGGCTGGCGAAGGAGCTCAACGAGGCGCGCCCGCCTGACGGCATAACGGGGAGGAGCTCGTCTATACCAGGCGCTGGCGGAGAACGAATCTGCCGTACGCGAGCTCGGCCACCCAACGCTGGGGGCGCTGGCCCAAGAGCTGACCAACAAGCTGCGTAA
- a CDS encoding S9 family peptidase — protein sequence MSVPTTTHAAAPVPPDAEQRPHTVKAPHGATREDAYYWLRDDKRQDPAVLAYLNAENAYADAMLAPLKPVENTLYDEIVGRIQQDDSSVPYRDRGYWYYSRYETGKDYPVHARRADGAGIDALSIQAANARGDFSGEQVLLDVNALAEGKDYYAVGDWDVSRDNRILAYADDTNGRRQYTVRFKNLETGEVYPDVITGVSANLVWADDNRTLFYVENDPETLLTVRVKKHVLGTPVTDDVLVYEEKDDSFYLGIDRTRDDRYIVIGIGSTVSSETRYAPADNPETFAVLAPRARDVEYDADHYGGRWVIRTNAPAADGVPATNFKLVTAPSGATSRRQWTDLVPHRDDVYIEGFELFDGFTAIEERAEALTRVRVLKSDGSDEFVQADEPAYAMGLAVNSEPDTEWLRYGYTSLTTPATTFEVNTRTGERRQLKQQAVIGYEPSDYVTERVWTTARDGKRIPVSLVYRKGFQKEGTAALLQYGYGSYGASMDPGFSVTNVSLLDRGMVYAIAHIRGGEEMGRAWYDDGKLLNKINTFNDFIDVTDDLVRRGYAAPDRVAAYGGSAGGLLMGAISNMAPEKYRVILSQVPFVDVVTTMLDPSIPLTTNEYDEWGNPEDKRYYDYILGYSPYDNLEAKAYPAMFVGTGLWDSQVQYWEPAKYVAKLRDLDTGTHPVVFRTNMEAGHGGKSGRFRRYRESAEMYAFMLDQLGLGTAQPAR from the coding sequence ATGAGCGTTCCAACCACGACCCACGCCGCCGCACCGGTGCCGCCCGACGCCGAGCAGCGCCCGCACACCGTCAAGGCGCCGCACGGCGCCACGCGTGAGGATGCCTACTACTGGCTGCGCGACGACAAGCGCCAGGACCCTGCGGTGCTGGCGTATCTCAACGCCGAAAACGCCTATGCCGACGCGATGCTTGCACCGCTCAAGCCGGTCGAGAACACGCTCTACGACGAAATCGTCGGCCGCATCCAGCAGGACGACAGCTCGGTGCCGTACCGCGATCGCGGCTACTGGTACTACTCGCGCTACGAGACCGGCAAGGACTATCCGGTGCATGCGCGCCGCGCCGATGGCGCCGGCATCGATGCGCTGTCGATCCAGGCAGCGAACGCGCGCGGCGACTTCAGCGGCGAGCAGGTCCTGCTCGATGTCAACGCGCTTGCCGAGGGCAAGGACTATTACGCGGTCGGCGACTGGGACGTGAGTCGCGACAATCGCATTCTCGCCTACGCCGACGACACCAATGGGCGTCGCCAGTACACGGTGCGATTCAAGAACCTCGAGACGGGCGAGGTCTATCCGGACGTCATCACCGGCGTGTCGGCAAACCTGGTCTGGGCCGATGACAACAGGACGCTGTTCTATGTCGAGAACGATCCGGAAACGCTGTTGACCGTGCGGGTGAAGAAGCACGTCCTCGGCACGCCGGTCACCGACGACGTGCTGGTGTACGAGGAGAAGGACGACAGCTTCTACCTGGGCATCGACCGCACGCGCGACGATCGCTACATCGTCATCGGCATCGGCAGCACCGTGTCGAGCGAAACGCGCTACGCGCCGGCGGACAATCCTGAAACCTTCGCCGTGCTCGCGCCGCGAGCGCGCGATGTCGAATACGACGCCGACCATTACGGCGGCCGCTGGGTGATCCGCACCAACGCCCCCGCTGCCGATGGTGTGCCGGCGACCAACTTCAAGCTCGTCACCGCGCCGAGCGGTGCGACCTCGCGCCGGCAGTGGACCGACCTCGTGCCGCACCGAGACGATGTCTACATCGAAGGTTTCGAGCTGTTCGACGGCTTCACCGCGATCGAGGAGCGCGCCGAAGCGTTGACCCGCGTGCGCGTGCTCAAAAGTGACGGCAGCGACGAATTCGTGCAGGCCGACGAGCCGGCTTATGCGATGGGACTGGCGGTGAACTCCGAGCCCGACACCGAGTGGCTGCGCTACGGCTACACCTCGCTGACCACGCCCGCGACGACCTTCGAAGTCAATACGCGCACCGGCGAGCGTCGCCAGCTCAAGCAGCAGGCGGTGATCGGCTACGAGCCGTCGGATTACGTCACCGAGCGCGTGTGGACCACGGCGCGCGACGGCAAGCGTATCCCCGTGTCGCTGGTCTATCGCAAGGGCTTCCAGAAGGAAGGCACCGCGGCGCTGCTGCAGTATGGCTACGGCAGCTACGGGGCATCCATGGATCCCGGCTTCTCGGTCACCAACGTCAGCCTGCTCGACCGCGGCATGGTGTACGCGATCGCGCATATCCGCGGTGGCGAGGAGATGGGCCGGGCCTGGTACGACGACGGCAAGCTGCTCAACAAGATCAATACCTTCAACGACTTCATCGACGTCACCGACGATCTGGTCCGCCGGGGCTATGCCGCGCCGGATCGGGTCGCCGCCTACGGCGGCAGCGCCGGCGGCCTGCTGATGGGCGCGATCTCGAACATGGCCCCCGAGAAGTACCGCGTGATCCTGTCGCAGGTGCCTTTCGTCGACGTGGTCACAACGATGCTCGACCCGAGCATTCCGCTGACGACCAACGAATACGACGAGTGGGGCAACCCCGAGGACAAGCGCTACTACGACTACATCCTGGGCTACTCGCCCTACGACAATCTCGAAGCCAAGGCCTATCCGGCGATGTTCGTCGGCACCGGCCTGTGGGATTCGCAGGTCCAGTACTGGGAGCCGGCGAAGTACGTGGCGAAGCTGCGCGATCTCGACACCGGTACGCATCCGGTGGTGTTCCGCACCAACATGGAAGCCGGTCACGGTGGCAAGTCGGGCCGCTTCCGCCGCTATCGAGAATCGGCCGAGATGTACGCGTTCATGCTCGACCAGCTTGGCCTGGGCACGGCGCAACCGGCCAGGTGA
- a CDS encoding prolyl oligopeptidase family serine peptidase, translating into MSHVSKLCLAAAVAVGLSMGAASAQEATMSDPHQWLEAVTDEKALDWVRAQNAKAEAELAATPEFKQLEADLLGIYDSDDKIPAVYKQGDWYYNFWRDRNHERGIWRRTTLEEYRKPQPKWETVLDLDALNKAEGENWVWHGASCLRPAYTRCLIALSRGGADADVTREFDVASKSWVDGGFFREEAKGALGWIDQDNVYVYTDFGDGSLTSSGYPRIVKQLARGQSMDQAKLVYEGKPDDMYIAAIHDDTPGFERDFVSRTLAFYNDELYLRGADGQLTRIDAPNSANKSVHRDWLMLELREPWEVGGRTYPAGSLLATNFDAFMGGKREFDVLFEPTETTSLAGATWTRNHLVLNVLEDVKNKLTVLTPGANGWARSELAGVPELGTVAVSAVDSDESDAVWMTVTDYLTPSTLMLAEVGGNGAPETLKTMPAFFDASTHEVEQHFATSKDGTRVPYFIVRPKDMKLDGSNPTLLYGYGGFEISLTPGYSGGVGKGWLEKGGVYAVANIRGGGEYGPRWHQAALKANRHKAYEDFAAVAQDMIDRKITSPAHLGIRGGSNGGLLTGNMLTQYPQLFGAVVIQVPLLDMQRYHKLLAGASWMAEYGNPDKPEEWEFIRTFSPYHLFDPAKDYPPTLILTSTRDDRVHPGHARKMHALMSEAGKDVRYYENIEGGHGGAANNRQQAHMDALYLTFLWQQLGK; encoded by the coding sequence ATGTCCCACGTGTCCAAGCTCTGCCTCGCCGCGGCCGTCGCCGTCGGCCTGTCGATGGGCGCCGCATCCGCCCAGGAGGCCACCATGTCAGATCCGCACCAGTGGCTCGAAGCCGTCACCGACGAGAAGGCGCTCGACTGGGTCCGCGCGCAGAACGCCAAGGCCGAGGCCGAACTCGCGGCCACGCCCGAGTTCAAGCAGCTCGAAGCCGATCTGCTGGGCATCTACGATTCCGACGACAAGATCCCCGCCGTCTACAAGCAGGGCGACTGGTACTACAACTTCTGGCGCGACCGGAACCATGAGCGCGGTATCTGGCGGCGAACGACGCTGGAGGAATACCGCAAGCCGCAGCCGAAGTGGGAAACCGTGCTCGACCTCGACGCCTTGAACAAGGCCGAGGGCGAGAACTGGGTGTGGCACGGCGCAAGCTGCCTGCGGCCGGCCTATACCCGCTGCCTGATCGCGCTGTCGCGCGGCGGCGCCGATGCGGACGTGACGCGAGAGTTCGACGTCGCGTCGAAGTCCTGGGTCGATGGCGGCTTCTTCCGCGAGGAAGCCAAGGGTGCGCTGGGCTGGATCGACCAGGACAATGTCTACGTCTACACCGACTTCGGCGACGGCTCCCTGACCTCGTCGGGCTACCCGCGCATCGTCAAGCAGCTGGCCCGCGGCCAGTCGATGGACCAGGCGAAGCTGGTCTACGAAGGCAAGCCGGACGATATGTACATCGCCGCGATCCATGACGACACGCCGGGCTTCGAGCGCGACTTCGTCAGCCGCACGCTGGCCTTCTACAACGACGAGCTGTATCTGCGTGGCGCCGATGGCCAGCTGACCAGGATCGATGCGCCCAATTCTGCGAACAAGTCGGTGCACCGCGACTGGTTGATGCTGGAACTGCGCGAACCCTGGGAGGTCGGGGGCCGCACGTATCCGGCGGGCTCGTTGCTGGCGACCAATTTCGATGCCTTCATGGGCGGTAAGCGCGAGTTCGACGTGCTGTTCGAACCCACCGAGACGACCTCGCTGGCCGGCGCGACGTGGACCAGGAACCACCTCGTCCTCAACGTGCTCGAGGACGTCAAGAACAAGCTCACCGTGCTGACGCCGGGCGCCAACGGCTGGGCGCGCAGCGAACTGGCCGGCGTGCCTGAACTCGGTACCGTCGCGGTCAGCGCCGTCGACAGTGACGAGTCCGACGCGGTGTGGATGACGGTCACCGACTACCTGACGCCGAGCACGCTGATGCTGGCCGAGGTGGGCGGCAATGGCGCGCCGGAAACGCTCAAGACCATGCCGGCCTTCTTCGACGCCAGCACGCATGAGGTCGAGCAGCACTTCGCCACGTCCAAGGACGGCACGCGCGTGCCGTACTTCATCGTGCGTCCGAAGGACATGAAGCTCGACGGCAGCAATCCGACGCTGCTCTACGGCTACGGCGGCTTCGAGATCTCGTTGACGCCCGGCTACTCCGGCGGCGTCGGCAAGGGCTGGCTGGAGAAGGGCGGCGTGTATGCGGTCGCCAACATCCGCGGCGGCGGCGAGTACGGCCCGCGTTGGCACCAGGCTGCGCTCAAGGCCAACCGTCACAAGGCCTACGAGGATTTCGCCGCGGTCGCGCAGGACATGATCGATCGCAAGATCACCTCGCCCGCACATCTGGGCATCCGCGGCGGCAGCAACGGCGGCCTGCTGACCGGCAACATGCTCACCCAGTATCCGCAGCTGTTCGGTGCGGTCGTGATCCAGGTGCCGCTGCTGGATATGCAGCGCTACCACAAGCTGCTCGCCGGTGCCTCGTGGATGGCCGAGTACGGTAATCCGGACAAGCCGGAGGAATGGGAATTCATCCGCACCTTCTCCCCGTACCACCTGTTCGATCCGGCAAAGGATTATCCGCCGACACTGATCCTCACCTCGACCCGCGACGACCGCGTCCATCCCGGCCACGCGCGCAAGATGCACGCGCTGATGTCGGAAGCCGGCAAGGACGTGCGCTACTACGAGAACATCGAGGGCGGTCACGGCGGCGCTGCGAACAACCGGCAGCAGGCGCACATGGATGCGCTCTACCTGACGTTCCTGTGGCAGCAACTGGGCAAGTGA
- a CDS encoding helix-turn-helix transcriptional regulator, giving the protein MDRYERILSLHRILKTSRYPVTVAKLRDELECSRATVYRDLAFLRDALMAPIVGDGDAGFRYDSDEGGRFELPGLWLNSEELHALLAAQQLMSRSSGGVLSTALAPLQSRIEKLLDEHSAGKQWPVQRVRVIPHRGRRMDEHAFRNVCSAVLQRKQLAFEYRARSTDEKTRRTVSPQRITHYRDNWYLDAWDHDRDALRSFSVDRIATARVLDAVARDIEDDELDRHLAGSYGIFSGPPKGIATIVFSAKAARWVADEHWHSQQQGRFLPDGRFELKVPYSGARELLMDVLHYGADAEVVEPVALREQARSLLMMALDKYER; this is encoded by the coding sequence ATGGACCGATACGAACGTATTCTCTCGCTGCATCGCATCCTCAAGACCTCGCGCTATCCGGTGACCGTGGCCAAGTTGCGCGACGAGCTTGAATGCTCGCGGGCGACGGTCTATCGCGATCTCGCCTTCCTGCGCGATGCCCTGATGGCCCCGATCGTCGGGGACGGCGATGCCGGCTTCCGCTACGACAGCGACGAGGGCGGTCGCTTCGAACTGCCCGGGTTGTGGCTCAACTCCGAAGAGCTGCATGCCTTGCTGGCGGCGCAGCAGCTGATGTCGCGCAGCAGCGGCGGCGTGTTGTCGACAGCGCTGGCGCCGTTGCAGTCGCGTATCGAGAAGCTGCTCGACGAGCATTCGGCCGGCAAGCAGTGGCCGGTGCAGCGCGTGCGGGTCATCCCGCATCGCGGCCGGCGCATGGACGAACACGCCTTCCGCAATGTCTGTTCGGCGGTGCTGCAGCGCAAGCAGCTGGCGTTCGAGTATCGCGCGCGTTCGACCGACGAGAAGACCCGGCGCACGGTCTCGCCGCAACGCATCACCCATTACCGCGACAACTGGTACCTCGATGCCTGGGACCACGATCGCGACGCGCTGCGCAGCTTCTCGGTCGACCGCATCGCCACCGCCCGGGTGCTCGATGCGGTCGCGCGCGACATCGAGGACGACGAACTCGACCGGCACCTGGCCGGCAGCTACGGCATCTTCTCCGGCCCGCCGAAGGGCATCGCGACGATCGTCTTCAGCGCCAAGGCCGCGCGCTGGGTCGCCGACGAGCACTGGCACTCGCAGCAGCAGGGCCGGTTCCTGCCGGACGGGCGCTTCGAGCTCAAGGTGCCCTACAGCGGTGCCCGCGAACTGCTGATGGACGTACTGCATTACGGCGCCGACGCCGAAGTCGTCGAGCCGGTGGCGTTGCGCGAACAGGCGCGCTCGCTGCTGATGATGGCGCTGGACAAGTACGAGCGCTGA
- a CDS encoding FAD/NAD(P)-binding protein, with protein sequence MSAAAPDPAPHASVDVLVIGGGACGALVALHLLDTPGLRIALAEPRPLPARGAAYSTPRGEHVLNVNAARMSAFDAAPGDFVNFLRTQPESAGLDEAALAAWFAPRQLYGRYLQARLDAHPAREGLTLLADAAVDVAREGSGFAVTFASGRQVRAGNVVLAIGNLPAALPGGGDVPGLVEAWDYAAVAAVPVDADVCIVGAGLSMVDVLLTLEANGHRGRIRALSRNGLMPLAHAPGTVPQPGGIDELLPLGVRARMRLLRRWAAESVEEGRPWQDALERLRPHVRALWQAWPEAEQRRFLRHAVRQWDIHRHRIAPGVAATVDAMSKSGQFSLQAGRITAIAARDGRLHVDWTPRRGAPRSMSADVVINATGMEKRAARAPGALLPAMLSRGLVAAGPLGMGIATRGEGQVLGADGAPVEGLWTLGALRIGDLWETIAMPELRGQAERVAAGISRGLGSAAA encoded by the coding sequence ATGTCCGCAGCCGCGCCCGATCCCGCCCCCCATGCAAGCGTCGATGTGCTGGTCATCGGCGGCGGTGCCTGCGGGGCGCTCGTGGCGCTGCACCTGCTGGACACCCCGGGGCTGCGGATCGCACTGGCCGAGCCGCGGCCGCTGCCGGCGCGTGGCGCAGCCTATTCCACCCCCCGCGGGGAACACGTGCTCAACGTCAATGCCGCCCGCATGAGCGCCTTCGATGCGGCGCCGGGCGACTTCGTCAACTTCCTGCGCACACAGCCGGAATCTGCGGGCCTCGATGAGGCCGCGTTGGCGGCGTGGTTCGCGCCGCGACAGCTCTACGGCCGCTATCTGCAGGCGCGGCTGGACGCGCACCCGGCGCGCGAGGGCCTGACCCTGCTCGCGGATGCCGCCGTGGATGTCGCACGGGAGGGCAGCGGGTTCGCCGTCACGTTCGCCTCGGGCCGGCAAGTGCGCGCGGGTAATGTCGTGCTCGCGATCGGCAATCTGCCCGCGGCCTTGCCGGGCGGTGGCGATGTGCCTGGCCTCGTCGAGGCGTGGGACTACGCGGCGGTGGCGGCCGTGCCCGTGGACGCGGACGTCTGCATCGTCGGTGCGGGACTCAGCATGGTCGACGTTCTCCTGACGCTGGAGGCCAATGGCCATCGTGGACGCATCCGCGCGCTGTCGCGCAACGGACTGATGCCGCTTGCGCACGCGCCGGGCACCGTGCCGCAGCCTGGCGGCATCGATGAGCTGCTGCCGCTCGGGGTACGCGCGCGCATGCGCCTGCTGCGGCGCTGGGCCGCCGAATCGGTTGAAGAGGGACGCCCCTGGCAGGACGCGCTCGAGCGGCTGCGTCCCCATGTGCGCGCGCTGTGGCAGGCCTGGCCCGAGGCCGAGCAACGCCGTTTCCTGCGCCATGCGGTCCGGCAGTGGGACATCCATCGCCATCGCATCGCACCCGGCGTCGCGGCGACCGTCGATGCCATGTCCAAGAGTGGACAGTTCTCGCTGCAGGCAGGGCGTATCACTGCCATCGCTGCGCGCGATGGTCGCCTGCACGTGGACTGGACGCCGCGGCGCGGTGCGCCCAGGTCGATGTCCGCTGACGTAGTGATCAACGCGACGGGCATGGAAAAGCGCGCCGCGCGTGCCCCCGGCGCCCTCCTGCCCGCCATGCTTTCGCGCGGCCTGGTCGCCGCCGGACCGCTCGGCATGGGGATCGCGACCCGCGGCGAGGGCCAGGTGCTGGGCGCCGATGGCGCGCCGGTCGAGGGGCTGTGGACGCTGGGCGCGCTGCGCATCGGCGATCTGTGGGAGACGATCGCGATGCCCGAACTGCGCGGCCAGGCCGAGCGGGTGGCCGCCGGGATCAGTCGCGGGCTGGGAAGCGCCGCCGCCTAG